The nucleotide window TGGTGATCGATGAAGCTTTTGTTGCAGTCGCCTCGTAGGAGCTGCCGAAGGCTGCGATCTTTTGATCTTAAAATCAGGATCAGAAGATCGCAGCCTTCGGCAGCTCCTACAGCGGTGTGCCGAGCAACACGTTGGACGGCGCGAACTGCACCTGCACCGGTTTCCCGGCGGCAAGCCCGAGGGTTTTCAGGTGCAGCGGCTCGGCCAGGGCGCAAAGTGTCTGGCCATTGGGCAGGCTGATGCGCACTTCGCTGGGACCGTCTTCGGCGTCGAGGATTTCTTCGACCGTGCCCTTCAGGGAGTTGTCGCCGGGTGTTGTGGTTTGATCGACGCTCAGCAGTTCCAGCCAGCCGGCCTTGATCAGTGCCACCACTTCGGTGCCGGTTTCCAGTTCCAGGCGCAGAGTGCTGTCGTGAGTGATCTGCGTATCGATAAGCAAACCTTCAGCCAGTTCAAGGCGGATCCGGTCGTTGCGCCCCTGTGTATCGATCGCCACGACCTTGCCGTGCAGTTGGTTGCGCGCGCTGGTTCTGAGCATCAGCCGACCGAGCAGGTCCAGGTCACTGGCCTCTTCGGCGGCTTCCAGCACCTGAGCCTGCAAGGCCTGCAACTTTTGATACAGGCGCAACACGCGTTCGCCTTCGCTGGACAACTTGGCGCCACCGCCACCCTTGCCGCCGACGCTGCGCTCCACCAGCGGTTTCTGCGCGAGGTTGTTCAGTTCGTCGATGGCATCCCACGCCGCCTTGTAACTCAGGCCCGCGCTTTTCGCGGCGCGGGTGATCGAGCCTTGTTCGGCGATGTGTTGCAGCAACGCGATGCGCTGCGGGCGACGGACAATGTGTTGGGACAACAACGTAGGCAAGGACATGGCGAGACGCTTTGGACTGTGGCGATGGGGAGGACGTTGGCGGCTTGGCGCACGAGAGTCAAGTCAGGCCCCATCGCCAGGTTTTGGGGTACGGGCCAGGCAATAGACGTCGACCCGCGTGGCACCCGCCTCCATCAACAGGCGAGCCAGGGCCTGGGCGGTGGCGCCGGTGGTCAGCACGTCGTCGACCAACGCGAAGTGACGACCCTTGATCGAGGCCGCGGGCGCCAGGGCAAAGGCGTGGCGCAGGTTCTTTTTACGGGCGTCGGCATTCAGCTCTTGTTGCGCGCTGGTGTCCTGAATCCTCAGCAACAGCGTTTCATCGCAAGGAATGTCGAGGTTGGTGCTGAGCCAGCGGGCGAGCATCGCCGCCTGGTTGAAACCCCGCTGGCGCAGACGTTTGGAGGCCAGCGGCACCGGTATCAGCGCGTCGGGCCGATCCAGGTCCTCATCGAGGCGATGTTGCAGGAACTGAGCGAGCAGTTCGCCGAGCAGGCGGCCGAACGGCCACTTTGCGTTGTGCTTGAAACGGGTGATCAAACTGTCGACGGGAAAGCTGTAAGTCCAGGGCGCGGCGACCCGCTCGAAGGCGGGCGGTTGTTTCAGGCATTGGCTGCACGTCAGGCCCGTGGCGGGCAAGGGCAGGGCGCAGGTTTGGCAGTGATCGCCCAGCCAGGGCAACTCGGTTTCACAGGCCATGCAGATCGGCGTGGTGTCGTCTGCGGCTTCTGCGCAGAGCAAACAGAATTGTTTGTTTTTTAACCAGATGTAAACCGGTCCTTCGTATCGTGGTTGACAGTGCATGAGTCTTCCTTAAATATGCCGAACATCCGTGTCGCGTCTGTGGGTATTCCATTCCCCAGCCGCTTGCCAAGCATAAACAAGGAAACGCCCATGAGCGCCAGCACCACTGCAACCCTGCGTCATGACTGGTCTTTGGCCGAAGTCAAAGCACTCTTCGTTCAGCCATTCAACGACCTGCTGTTCCAGGCGCAAACGGTGCACCGCGCGCATTTCGACGCCAATCGCGTCCAGGTTTCCACCCTGCTGTCGATCAAGACCGGCGCGTGCCCGGAAGATTGCAAATATTGTCCGCAGTCGGGCCACTACAACACTGGCCTTGAAAAAGAAAAACTGATGGAAGTGCAGAAGGTCCTCGAAGAGGCCGCTCGCGCCAAGGCCATCGGTTCGACCCGTTTCTGCATGGGCGCGGCGTGGAAACACCCGTCGGCCAAAGACATGCCTTACGTGCTGGAGATGGTCAAAGGCGTGAAGGCCATGGGCCTGGAAACCTGCATGACCCTCGGCCGTCTCGATCAGGACCAGACCGTCGCCCTGGCCGAAGCCGGCCTGGACTACTACAACCACAACCTCGACACCTCGCCGGAGTTCTACGGCAGCATCATCACCACCCGCACTTACAGCGAGCGCCTGCAAACCCTGGCCTACGTGCGTGATTCGGGGATGAAGATCTGCTCCGGCGGCATTCTCGGCATGGGCGAGTCCCTCGACGATCGCGCCAACCTGCTGATCCAGCTGGCCAACCTGCCAGAGCATCCGGAATCGGTGCCGATCAACATGCTGGTGAAAGTCGCCGGCACGCCGCTGGAAAATGCCGACGACGTCGATCCGTTCGATTTCATCCGCATGCTCGCGGTCGCCCGCATCCTGATGCCAAAATCCCACGTGCGCCTGTCCGCCGGCCGCGAAGCGATGAACGAACAGATGCAGGCCCTGGCCTTCTTTGCCGGCGCCAACTCGATTTTCTACGGCGAAAAACTGCTGACCACCGCCAACCCGCAGGCCGACAAGGACATGCAGTTGTTCTCGCGTCTGGGCATCCTTCCGGAAGCTCGCGAAGAGCACGCCGACGAAGTGCACCAGGCCGCCATCGAACAGGCACTGGTGGAGCAGAAGAGCAGCGAGCAGTTCTATAACGCTGCTGTCTGAAACCTTCACCGATTCCTCTGAAGGAATGCAAAACCCCTGTGGGAGCGAGCCTGCTCGCGATAGCAATTAGATATTCAACATAGATGTTGGATGTCATGGCCTCATCGCGAGCAGGCTCGCTCCCACAAGGAACTGCGTAGAACCTGTGGGAGCGTGGCTTGCCCGCGATGGCCGCGACTCGGTTTCCAGCCAAGTCCATTGTTCCTGCATCAGATTGTGAAATGACCTTCGAGGCCTGCATGTCTTTCGATCTCAGCGCGCGCCTTGCTGCCCGTCGTGCCGAAAACCTTTATCGCCAGCGCCCATTGCTCGAAAGCCCCCAAGGCCCGGAAGTGGTGGTTGATGGTCAGCCGTTGCTGGCGTTCTGTAACAACGACTACCTGGGCCTGGCCAATCACCCGCAAGTGATCGAAGCCTGGCGCGCCGGCGCGTCGCGTTGGGGCGTGGGCGGTGGTGCTTCGCATCTGGTGATCGGCCACAGCGGTCCGCATCACGCGTTGGAAGAAACTCTTGCCGAGTTCACCGGGCGCCCACGAGCGCTGCTGTTCACCACCGGTTACATGGCCAACCTTGGCGCGGTCACCGCATTGGTCGGGCAGGGCGATACAGTGCTGGAAGACCGACTCAATCATGCGTCGTTGCTGGATGCAGGGTTGTTGTCCGGTGCGCGTTTTAATCGTTATCTGCATAACGACGCGGCCAGCTTGGCCAAGCGCCTTGAGAAGGCCACCGGCAATACGCTGGTGGTTACCGACGGCGTGTTCAGCATGGACGGCGACATCGCCGACCTGCCGGCGCTGGCGCGGGA belongs to Pseudomonas sp. B21-015 and includes:
- the bioB gene encoding biotin synthase BioB, coding for MSASTTATLRHDWSLAEVKALFVQPFNDLLFQAQTVHRAHFDANRVQVSTLLSIKTGACPEDCKYCPQSGHYNTGLEKEKLMEVQKVLEEAARAKAIGSTRFCMGAAWKHPSAKDMPYVLEMVKGVKAMGLETCMTLGRLDQDQTVALAEAGLDYYNHNLDTSPEFYGSIITTRTYSERLQTLAYVRDSGMKICSGGILGMGESLDDRANLLIQLANLPEHPESVPINMLVKVAGTPLENADDVDPFDFIRMLAVARILMPKSHVRLSAGREAMNEQMQALAFFAGANSIFYGEKLLTTANPQADKDMQLFSRLGILPEAREEHADEVHQAAIEQALVEQKSSEQFYNAAV
- a CDS encoding ComF family protein gives rise to the protein MHCQPRYEGPVYIWLKNKQFCLLCAEAADDTTPICMACETELPWLGDHCQTCALPLPATGLTCSQCLKQPPAFERVAAPWTYSFPVDSLITRFKHNAKWPFGRLLGELLAQFLQHRLDEDLDRPDALIPVPLASKRLRQRGFNQAAMLARWLSTNLDIPCDETLLLRIQDTSAQQELNADARKKNLRHAFALAPAASIKGRHFALVDDVLTTGATAQALARLLMEAGATRVDVYCLARTPKPGDGA
- a CDS encoding TOBE domain-containing protein; the encoded protein is MSLPTLLSQHIVRRPQRIALLQHIAEQGSITRAAKSAGLSYKAAWDAIDELNNLAQKPLVERSVGGKGGGGAKLSSEGERVLRLYQKLQALQAQVLEAAEEASDLDLLGRLMLRTSARNQLHGKVVAIDTQGRNDRIRLELAEGLLIDTQITHDSTLRLELETGTEVVALIKAGWLELLSVDQTTTPGDNSLKGTVEEILDAEDGPSEVRISLPNGQTLCALAEPLHLKTLGLAAGKPVQVQFAPSNVLLGTPL